In Amphiura filiformis chromosome 1, Afil_fr2py, whole genome shotgun sequence, the following are encoded in one genomic region:
- the LOC140169687 gene encoding uncharacterized protein, with translation MTRHVELQFLLLLCVSMHGAYSDNTTTTEEPNEPINSPQKQGQTSLAPYVNFTFSEITTSSAVISWEIDAEIAKNITRMSVNVTQLDTTIAPNRNISKTDVLRIDNLYYLTKYKVCLVAFNENDRLLFDEPACEKFLTRYEPLNMKAIGAIVCVVVIAFLFFFFMGLDLVLDPGQASSMALKKRMLDVKEKERAERKLIGRSTAGESLYEKQKDPS, from the exons ATGACAAG gcACGTGGAACTTCAGTTTCTTCTTCTCCTGTGTGTGTCCATGCATGGGGCATATAGCGACAATACCACCACGACTGAAGAACCAAATGAACCGATCAATTCGCCTCAAAAACAAGGACAAACATCCCTCGCACCTTACGTCAATTTCACCTTCTCCGAAATCACAACCTCCTCAGCAGTCATTTCTTGGGAAATTGATGCAGAAATAGCGAAAAACATAACCCGTATGTCTGTCAATGTGACTCAGTTAGATACAACCATCGCCCCCAATAGAAACATTTCCAAGACTGATGTGTTACGAATTGACAATTTATACTATCTGACAAAATATAAAGTCTGCTTGGTCGCATTTAATGAGAATGATCGCCTCCTTTTTGATGAGCCCGCTTGTGAGAAATTCCTGACCCGGTATGAGCCGCTAAATATGAAAGCTATTGGTGCCATCGTGTGTGTCGTTGTAATCGCCTTTCTGTTTTTCTTCTTCATGGGACTAGACCTTGTATTAGACCCAGGTCAGGCTAGTAGCATGGCACTCAAGAAGCGTATGCTAGATGTGAAGGAAAAGGAACGTGCTGAACGCAAACTCATTGGAAGATCTACGGCAGGGGAGAGTTTGTATGAAAAGCAAAAAGATCCATCGTAA